From Thalassospiraceae bacterium LMO-JJ14:
ACGGGTTGGTGAAAACGCTGACGGCCGATTTTCCGGTGGGCCAGGTGCTGGCCTTGCGGGGTTTGATTATGTACATCTTGATTTTCACTTTGGCGGTTCGTTTGGGCGGCGTTCATACCGCGTGGCAGATCAAAAGCTGGAAGGGGCAAGGACTGCGCGGGGTATGTGTTATCGGCGGTTCGTTTTCATTCGTGACCGGGCTTTCGTATCTGCCTCTGGCTGACAACATTGCCATCGCCTTCGCCGGCCCGTTGTTCGTGACCCTGATGGCGCCCGTGATGTTGGGCGAACATGTCGGCTGGCGCCGATGGGCAGCGGTGCTCGTCGGTTTTGTCGGCGTCCTGGTGATCGTTCGTCCCAGCTCCTCGGCATTTCAGTGGGTTGCGATATTTCCCTTGATGGCGTCTTTCCTGGGTGGGATGCGCGATGTATTGACACGCAAGATGGCGGCCAGTGAGACAACGGTGGCGGTGTTGTTCGTAACGACGACGTCCGTCGTCGGTGCCGGGTTCGTCTCGTATTTTTTTACCGACTGGATGCCTATAGAGACGCATCATCTTAAATATTATCTCGGCAGCGGCTTATTGATCGGTGTCGCACACTATCTGATTATCGAATCATTCCGACTTGGCGAGGCGGCACTGGTCTCGCCGTTCAAGTACAGCAACATACTTTGGGCGGTCCTTTTCGGATATCTTCTGTTCGGCGATCTGCCGGATGGCGCCACGCTATTGGGCGCGTTTATCGTCAGCATGTGCGGTTTGTACATTTTGCACCGTGAACGTCTGCGGTCCCGCGCGGCCCGCCAAACGCAAACCTGACCCTTTTATTTGATCGAGATATTGAGCGGGTTGCAGAACGTGTCGCCGAAGCGCGCGCGCAGTTCGATGCAGGCGTTCTCGGCGGCGTCGCGGCTCGGGAACGGCAGCGCATAAAGATCGACATACCTGGCGCGGTTGTCCTGCGCCGGTGTCTCCGGGAACTCGGCGGTGACGTCCTGGAAAATCTCGGGCAGCGCCGATCTGATCTCGTCCCAAGCCTTGCGGGCTTCATCGGCGCTCGCAAACGATGCCAGAAGCACGCGGGCTTCAAGCTTGCCTTCGGCGGCTTCGCCGATGACGAAGTCCTCGCCATTTAGAATGGTACCGTCCTGGCCAATTATTATATTGCGTGGCTCGACGTCCGGCAGTTGCAGGCGCGCAAGCTGTTCGGGGTCTATCCTGAGCTGATAAGTCCCCGGACGGATGAATTCGAGGAGATAGAAGCCGTCGTACTGTGAGCGGACTTCCTGAGCGATATCACCGTTGCTGTCGACAAGCTGAACAATGACATCGGATACAGGTTTCGACCATTTGCCGTCACGGCGGTAAATCACACCATCGATTTCGCCGGTCGTGACGACGGCAAAATCCACATGACCCGGGACGCCTGGCCGCAAGGTCACTTCGACACCTTCAGGAGTCGGGATCCAATAAGGGTCTTCGAGAGTTCCTTTGTCGATCTCGAAGTTGACCGGCTCAAACGTGTCGAGCGAGGTAATGAACGCAATGCCGTCGGCATTCGTTTGTTGTTTCAGCTTGGTGCGGCCGGAAGCAAAGCTGACGCCTTCAAGCGGTTCGTCGACACCTTCTGTAAAGGTGCCGTTGCCGTCCAGATCCCTAAACACGCGGGCTGTCATGGTGCCGCGCTCGGCAGTGGCCTTCGATGCCACGCGCAGGCCGCCGTCAGCGGCGTCCTTGCCCCATGAGTAAGAAAGCTTGAGCTTGGCCGAATAATTACCGCCGGTGTCATATGTGCCTTCGAGGCCTGCAGCGACGATCTCGAAGTCGGAGTTGACGCCTGCCGTATAGGACGTCAGTCCGGAATCGGTCAGTTCCTTGGAGATGCCGGCGCGTGCATTAAGGCTCGAATTCAGTTTCCAGTCTCCCGACAGGGCAACGGTGGTCAAAGCTGGTTCGGGCATGGCGTCGTATGCAAGCTGGCCACGGGTCCGAAGGTTGCCGATGGAGCCGCCGACCTGGAAGGTACCCGCAGCGGTTTTCGTATCCTCGCTTTCGGCAGGATCGGTGAGCGTCAGATTGAGTGTATTGGAAATCGATGCCCGCCCGATGGCCGTGGATAAGCGGTTTTGCAGGGTTGTCGTCTTGTCGCGGGACTTGAAGTTCTCATGAGTGACATTCAGGGCATAGGGAATATGCGGTAAAAGATCAGAGCGGATTACGCCGTCTATTCTGAGCCGGGTTTCAGATTCCAGCGGATCGGTTTCGTTGTCGTATTCTTCGCTCAGGAAATCGTTCAGAATCGTGTGTTCTGCGAACACGCTAACGCCGAACAACTGGGTCTGTCCCGATAGCGTTCCGGCCCAGCCGCCCTTAATATCCTTGGTCAGGTCCGTACGGAGATAGACCGGCCCCAGCGATGTTACGACATTGCCACCCGTGTACATTTTGTGGCCGCCTTCGAACGGGATGCTGGCAAAGTTTGTGCCGACGGACAGGTTTTTGTTGATGCCGTACTTGTACTGCGCCGCGTAACGGGATTTCCCCTGGAATCCGTCGCTGTTGTTGTCTTCGTCGTCGCCCATGAGCGTGAGACGGTTTTGCTGGTTGTACGACACATTGTAGGTGTGTGAACCGGGTTTGATCTGGTCCGGGCCGACGCGGATCTGCTGTATTTCCTCACGTTGCTGGCCTTGCGGGCCATAAAATACCAGCTTGATGACGTTGACGCCGAACAGCAGCGGCACATCCTCGAACAGATACCGGCCGTCGTCCTGGGATTCACGGAAATCGAGAAGAATTTCGTTTCGGTACAGTTCGACTTCCCAGCCAAGCTGCAGATCGCCTTGCAGGGTGATGCGGTCGAATTCCGTTTCGTCGCCGATCGGGGTGTTGGAAATGCTGAAGCCGCGGCCGAGCTTGGTGCGGGTCATGTGCGCGATTTGAGGGCCGTAAATGTCGCCGACAGCAAACTTGGTCGCATCGAGTTTTCCAAGCAGACCGCCATCCACATCCTGGCGGCCCAATTTAATGCGCGCGACCTTGAGCCGGTCGTCCTGAGTGCCGGACAGGAAAACATCTGCATTGAGTTTGACCAGATCCGCGGTCGCCAGGGTTGTGTAGTTCCTGCTGAGCGTTGGACCTTCGTCACTGGAACTCACGGTAAAATCAAGCGTTGTGTCGGATACCGGCCAGGTGATCCATTTGTAAGGGACCTCAAGCTTGTCGTATGTGCGGCCCTTACCGCCACGCTGTCCGAAAATCCTCTTGCGCCGTTGTTCTCGTTGCAGCCGGGCTTCGATCGGCAACGGTTCACGGGATTCGATATTCAAGATCAGGTTCGGGATATCGTACTCGATATCGATCGGGAACCATGTCGACAGGGTGCGGACATCGACATAGATGTCGTCGGGCAACTGTTCGACGAAAGCGGGATCGACGGGGCGGACCTCCCCGGCGATCACGACTTTGCTGGCTGCGAGATCAAGCGAAAACAACCTGTTCTCGTCAAGGAACCAGCCCTGTGCACGTCCGTTTTCAGCGTCAACAGTGATGGGAAACTCCAACGCTTCAACGACGTCAGTTAACGGCAGGATAAGACTACCCTGCTTGGGGAAACCGAAAATTGCATCGCGCAGAATGATCTTTCCAAGAGTCATCTGCAGGATCAGCAATTCCTCGTCACTGCGTTCGGCAGTTTTGAAAGGGGTTTCGGCTTCGGGGACCTGCGCAACGTATGAAGAAACATCCAGGGTGGACGAATACTTCACCGTTTTTGCAAGGCCGGGAGCGGGCGCAAAAAGAATGGCCGCAATGAAAATCATTGCAACCAGCACAACAGGTCCGGAGACAAGTCTATCCAGTCGTAATGCGGATATGAGCAAACGTCCCGCCGAAGGCAGGGCAAGTGCTGTCTCTGTCGTGTGCCGCCGGCACGGTGTAACCACCGCGCCGGAATGCGGCACGTTTACTTTTTGCAACCTCAAACGAACTCCCATCATGTTCGTTGACTGAGTAATGCACATCAACGTGCCACCCGCCGCCACCGGGAGGTCGACACGGGCCCCGAAGGGCGCGTCTCCCGTACACAGGCATTTGCAAGTGCCTGCGCGGCAAAAGGATGACAAAGCTAGTTTGCGGCGAGTTTGGTTAAGGCCGGCTTAAGGGCTTTTGGGGGTGTTGTCAGGTTTCTGTAAGGTTTTGAAAAACTTCACTTTTTTAGAATCTGTCATGTTTGTGTCAGTAATCATCGTTAGAAAGGCGATACATATTGAGGGATGGGGCCGCTAGGCCCTTTAGTTATGTCATTTTTGCCCCGGCAATCCGGGTATGAGTAAAGGAAACTGTGAAATGAAGATCAGAAAAATTCTTGCAGTGGCTGCCTTGGTTGCCATGTTCGCCGCACCTGCTTCCGTCAAAGCCGCAAGCGATACCGCCAGCGCATCGGCAACGATTGCCGCCGCCGTGACGGTCACCAAGGTCAGCGACCTTGAATTCGGCCTTATCTCCCCGACGGGGACGGCGGGTACCGTGACCATCTCCGACGCCGGTGCACGCACGGGCGATGCCAACGTCGTTCTGCAGTCCGGCACCACGCCGTCGCAGGCCTCGTTCAACGTCAGCGGTTCCGCCAGCCAGGCGATCACCGTGACGATCCCGTCGACCGCCGTTCTGACCGGTTCCGGGACCGATATGACCGCCACCCTGAGCCAGACCG
This genomic window contains:
- a CDS encoding DMT family transporter, producing MKNPLAHPTDPTPNLSVEPPRKPGGARDTDSPGKAILCALAGGAVLTLNDGLVKTLTADFPVGQVLALRGLIMYILIFTLAVRLGGVHTAWQIKSWKGQGLRGVCVIGGSFSFVTGLSYLPLADNIAIAFAGPLFVTLMAPVMLGEHVGWRRWAAVLVGFVGVLVIVRPSSSAFQWVAIFPLMASFLGGMRDVLTRKMAASETTVAVLFVTTTSVVGAGFVSYFFTDWMPIETHHLKYYLGSGLLIGVAHYLIIESFRLGEAALVSPFKYSNILWAVLFGYLLFGDLPDGATLLGAFIVSMCGLYILHRERLRSRAARQTQT
- a CDS encoding DUF4402 domain-containing protein, translating into MKIRKILAVAALVAMFAAPASVKAASDTASASATIAAAVTVTKVSDLEFGLISPTGTAGTVTISDAGARTGDANVVLQSGTTPSQASFNVSGSASQAITVTIPSTAVLTGSGTDMTATLSQTEAGSQTLDGSGAFTVDVGATLAVGANQGAGAYSGSFDVTVVYN
- a CDS encoding SPOR domain-containing protein encodes the protein MKYSSTLDVSSYVAQVPEAETPFKTAERSDEELLILQMTLGKIILRDAIFGFPKQGSLILPLTDVVEALEFPITVDAENGRAQGWFLDENRLFSLDLAASKVVIAGEVRPVDPAFVEQLPDDIYVDVRTLSTWFPIDIEYDIPNLILNIESREPLPIEARLQREQRRKRIFGQRGGKGRTYDKLEVPYKWITWPVSDTTLDFTVSSSDEGPTLSRNYTTLATADLVKLNADVFLSGTQDDRLKVARIKLGRQDVDGGLLGKLDATKFAVGDIYGPQIAHMTRTKLGRGFSISNTPIGDETEFDRITLQGDLQLGWEVELYRNEILLDFRESQDDGRYLFEDVPLLFGVNVIKLVFYGPQGQQREEIQQIRVGPDQIKPGSHTYNVSYNQQNRLTLMGDDEDNNSDGFQGKSRYAAQYKYGINKNLSVGTNFASIPFEGGHKMYTGGNVVTSLGPVYLRTDLTKDIKGGWAGTLSGQTQLFGVSVFAEHTILNDFLSEEYDNETDPLESETRLRIDGVIRSDLLPHIPYALNVTHENFKSRDKTTTLQNRLSTAIGRASISNTLNLTLTDPAESEDTKTAAGTFQVGGSIGNLRTRGQLAYDAMPEPALTTVALSGDWKLNSSLNARAGISKELTDSGLTSYTAGVNSDFEIVAAGLEGTYDTGGNYSAKLKLSYSWGKDAADGGLRVASKATAERGTMTARVFRDLDGNGTFTEGVDEPLEGVSFASGRTKLKQQTNADGIAFITSLDTFEPVNFEIDKGTLEDPYWIPTPEGVEVTLRPGVPGHVDFAVVTTGEIDGVIYRRDGKWSKPVSDVIVQLVDSNGDIAQEVRSQYDGFYLLEFIRPGTYQLRIDPEQLARLQLPDVEPRNIIIGQDGTILNGEDFVIGEAAEGKLEARVLLASFASADEARKAWDEIRSALPEIFQDVTAEFPETPAQDNRARYVDLYALPFPSRDAAENACIELRARFGDTFCNPLNISIK